From the genome of Candidatus Binatia bacterium:
CGTAGTAGAAAAGACCGACCAGCGACGCGACGGCCGCTCCGCTGATTCCGAAGCCGTCCGAAAGCTGCGGCATCATGACGGCCGGAGCGGACCGCATCACGTACTGGTAGAAGTAGTAGAGCGCGGTGACCAGCCAGGCCGTCAGCACCGCACTCCCTGCTTCCGGCGCGCGCTCGTCGGCCATGCGGTCGCCTAGCAGAGCACCACCGACACCGCCAGGCCGCCTTCCGAAGTCTCCTTGTACTTCGAGTTCATTTCCTTTGCGGTCAGCGCCATCGCGGTCACGGTGGTGTCAAAGTCCACGCGCCGGTTGGCGGGAATCTCGTTGCTCGCGATCATGAATCCTGTCCAGGCTTTGACCGCCCCGTACGCACAACGCTCGATACACGGGATCTGGACGAAGCCGGCCACCGGGTCGCACGTCATGCCGAGATGATGCTCGAGAGCGGACTCGGCCGAATTGGCGATGACCAGGTGGTCGAAGTCGTGTGCCTGTGCGATCAGGGCCGCGCCCATCGACGACGCAACGCCGATCTCTGCCTGGCAGCCGCCTTCGGCGCCGGCGAGCGTCGCGTTGTGCTTGCAGAGGTACCCGATGGCGGCGGCCGCCATCAGGCCTTCGCGAATTTTCTGCTGTGGAAGCTTGCGGCCACCTTCCCCGAGCACGTAGACGAGCGCCGGAATCACACCGGCCGAGCCGCCCGTCGGCGCGGTCACCACCAGATGCCCGCGAGCGTTCTCCTCGGAGCCGGCCAGCGCGTATGCGGCGACGACGCCGACTCCCTTTTGCCCTGCGTACTCGTCGTCCATCGCGCGCTTATAGACGTCGCCGGCTTTCGTCTTGAGCTTGATCGGGCCGGGAAGCGTCGATTCCGGTGCCTTCAGGCCCGCTTTCACGATGTTGACCATCGCGCCGGAGATCTTGTCGAGGAAGGCATTGATCTGCTCCTCGCTCCTGCCCGACACGGCGACTTCGTTGGCCATCACCACCTGGGCGAAGGTCAGCTTGTTCTTCGTCGCATGAGCCTGCAGCTCCGCCATCGTCGAGTAGGGATACTTCGGCTGTCCCTTCTTCGGCGGCTCGTAGCCCTTCCACTCGATGAAGCCTCCGCCTACCGAATAGTACTCCAGCTCGTAAAGGACTTTGTCGCCGGCCATCAGGCTGCAAGTCATCGTGTTCGGATGCGGAAAGTCGCCCTTTGGTGCGTCGTAGATGATGTCCTTCAGCGATGCGTCGAACGTCTTGCCGCCGAGTTGGACCGGAAAAGTCTGGTCGGGTTTCGCGGCGATCTCGTCGAGAAAAAGCGGATCGATGGTTGCCGGCTCCTTGCCGATGATGCCGGCGAGTGCGGCGCGCTCGGTGCCGTGCCCTTTGCCGGTCGCGCTCAGGCTT
Proteins encoded in this window:
- a CDS encoding L-serine ammonia-lyase, which translates into the protein MVRSDDDAPSILDPELVATETPAGIDRRTFLVRSAMIGAVTVLAGVKPATAKETADRAGSAPPAPPASKLSADLDVVKRSKGPVMTTLEEFYKVGPGPSSSHTIGPMRITYDFYQRCTKLPAEQLAKATALRVNLYGSLSATGKGHGTERAALAGIIGKEPATIDPLFLDEIAAKPDQTFPVQLGGKTFDASLKDIIYDAPKGDFPHPNTMTCSLMAGDKVLYELEYYSVGGGFIEWKGYEPPKKGQPKYPYSTMAELQAHATKNKLTFAQVVMANEVAVSGRSEEQINAFLDKISGAMVNIVKAGLKAPESTLPGPIKLKTKAGDVYKRAMDDEYAGQKGVGVVAAYALAGSEENARGHLVVTAPTGGSAGVIPALVYVLGEGGRKLPQQKIREGLMAAAAIGYLCKHNATLAGAEGGCQAEIGVASSMGAALIAQAHDFDHLVIANSAESALEHHLGMTCDPVAGFVQIPCIERCAYGAVKAWTGFMIASNEIPANRRVDFDTTVTAMALTAKEMNSKYKETSEGGLAVSVVLC
- a CDS encoding MFS transporter, which gives rise to MADERAPEAGSAVLTAWLVTALYYFYQYVMRSAPAVMMPQLSDGFGISGAAVASLVGLFYY